One Cololabis saira isolate AMF1-May2022 chromosome 18, fColSai1.1, whole genome shotgun sequence genomic region harbors:
- the ism2b gene encoding isthmin-2, with protein sequence MRQEVARRLHMQLVLWTVLLLSLGAGFPTRRKTFAHKTHGHAAHGGGVQYVSDALEQQNQVQSLLPEPHSHQRRWSHHQHRSVGVLPQPQPEEETKPFILDLNNFPDLANADINSQNPNIQCGHMAKKDSDDWTPWSPCSVTCGHGERKRTKSCGYSCTLTEASKCDLDPCPGDVNAVVEPFPFEMENGTEPFGTDVDSCEKWLNCKSDFLQKYLHQVLSELPGCPCAYPSEAAYTVVSVHDQARGRPFRWRDASGPKERLDIYKPSARSCIRSALSSDSSTLAAQHCCYDDRGRLITRGKGAGTPNLISAEFSHELHFKVDVLPWILCKGDWSRFHAVRPPNNGLSCPENPHEDVFMNELEEAREY encoded by the exons ATGCGTCAGGAGGTCGCCAGAAGATTGCACATGCAGCTCGTCCTCTGGACCGTACTCCTGCTCAGTTTGGGGGCAGGCTTCCCCACGAGACGCAAGACTTTTGCCCACAAA ACCCATGGCCACGCGGCTCATGGCGGCGGAGTGCAGTACGTGTCGGATGCTTTGGAGCAGCAGAATCAGGTTCAGAGTCTTCTGCCCGAGCCTCACAGCCACCAGAGGAGGTGGTCTCACCACCAACACCGCTCCGTCGGGGTTCTCCCGCAGCCCCAACCCGAGGAGGAGACCAAGCCCTTCATTCTGGACCTGAACAACTTTCCGGACCTGGCCAATGCTGACATTAACTCGCAGAACCCCAACATACAA TGTGGCCACATGGCAA AGAAGGACTCCGACGACTGGACACCGTGGTCTCCCTGCTCCGTCACCTGCGGACACGGCGAGAGGAAGAGGACCAAGTCCTGCGGCTACTCCTGCACCCTGACGGAGGCCTCCAAGTGTGACCTGGACCCGTGCCCAG GTGATGTTAACGCTGTAGTGGAGCCTTTCCCCTTCGAGATGGAGAATGGCACCGAGCCTTTTGGAACAG ATGTAGACAGCTGTGAGAAATGGCTCAATTGTAAAAGCGACTTCCTGCAGAAGTACCTGCACCAGGTTCTGTCGGAGCTGCCGGGCTGCCCGTGCGCCTACCCGTCCGAGGCGGCGTACACGGTGGTCAGCGTCCACGACCAGGCCCGCGGCCGGCCCTTCCGCTGGCGCGACGCCAGCGGCCCCAAGGAGCGGCTGGACATCTACAAGCCCTCGGCGCGCAGCTGCATCCGCTCGGCGCTCTCCAGCGACTCGTCCACCCTGGCGGCGCAGCACTGCTGCTACGACGACCGCGGGCGGCTGATCACGAGGGGCAAAGGCGCCGGCACGCCGAACCTGATCAGCGCAGAGTTTTCGCACGAGCTGCACTTCAAAGTGGACGTGCTGCCGTGGATCCTGTGCAAGGGGGACTGGAGCCGCTTCCACGCCGTGCGGCCGCCCAACAACGGACTGAGTTGCCCCGAAAACCCGCACGAAGACGTGTTCATGAACGAACTGGAGGAGGCCAGGGAGTACTGA